The following coding sequences lie in one Benincasa hispida cultivar B227 chromosome 6, ASM972705v1, whole genome shotgun sequence genomic window:
- the LOC120080352 gene encoding RNA-binding protein 42-like has protein sequence MAGPSSAPSAPSSSSGSQFTYSNGSYFPLPFHLQQSAPAAAAPQYPSPYVAPPGPPAVPLPVASVYPPPAPAPAVYTLPQYQQAQQLFQRDAQTITPEALESVKAALASSEIEHKAETKKKAIPRKAAGQSWEDPTLAEWPENDYRLFCGDLGNEVNDDVLSKAFSRFPSFNMARVVRDKRTGKTKGYGFVSFSNPTDLAGALKEMNGKYVGNRPIKLRKSNWKERTDYEALGRHKNHTQKKSKLPKKSILHK, from the exons ATGGCGGGTCCTTCCTCGGCTCCTTCAGCACCTTCTTCCTCATCAGGTTCCCAATTTACGTATTCAAACGGTTCCTACTTTCCTTTACCGTTCCATCTCCAGCAGTCTGCTCCAGCAGCGGCTGCCCCCCAGTATCCCTCTCCCTATGTCGCCCCTCCAGGTCCTCCGGCAGTTCCCCTCCCCGTCGCATCTGTTTATCCGCCTCCTGCTCCGGCTCCTGCTGTCTATACTCTCCCTCAATACCAGCAG GCCCAACAATTGTTTCAAAGGGATGCTCAAACGATAACACCGGAAGCTCTTGAGAGTGTTAAAGCTGCCCTTGCAAGTAGTGAGATCGAGCATAAAGcagaaacaaaaaagaaagcTATTCCTCGCAAAGCTGCCGGGCAATCTTGGGAGGATCCAACACTTGCTGAGTGGCCTGAAA ATGATTACCGTCTATTTTGTGGAGATCTTGGCAATGAAGTGAATGATGACGTGCTCTCTAAAGCATTCTCACGATTTCCTTCATTTAACATGGCTAGA GTTGTTAGAGATAAGCGAACAGGGAAAACCAAGGGCTATGGATTTGTTAGCTTCTCCAATCCTACTGACCTTGCTGGAGCACTTAAAGAAATGAATG GTAAGTACGTCGGAAATAGGCCGATAAAACTAAGAAAGAGCAATTGGAAGGAGAGGACAGACTATGAAGCCCTGGGAAGACACAAG AACCACACACAAAAGAAATCGAAGCTTCCAAAGAAGAGTATCTTGCACAAGTAA
- the LOC120080039 gene encoding uncharacterized protein LOC120080039 isoform X2 has protein sequence MAENTDFEAKAADLLSQFERILQSDPLIDEIGFVHPSQFVKLNEEVGNSKSATSGITGNENSDFWLQDHKLGISTQILHPLYIATRDSFMAATRKYRSSCNQDDQTVAGNSSCGLSNSLNIVESDVMKYSRALLLLSCDFGTAWNSRKFILSKKQNLSMYLDELLLSKLVLSYFPKSEQAWSHRLSTSVLGRRWVIKLLVEKGYTVEEILKKESELVERIAEMSKMNYRAWNHRRWLVSYMSREQALNALEETRKWAALHVADNCCFHYRRRLMLKILAESTCTEMSSGFNIDIYQVWKEELDWDEMLIKRYIGREALWIHRRFLSVCWMRHFATDHKICEQGGGIKIDIPFFIENELNLVNSCSFISNVDFGDFQAQATCSGAYLLWLIKNCPKSKVDEKLRTYNLKTLLNKACPESNSCCNVNL, from the exons ATGGCTGAAAATACTGATTTTGAAGCGAAAGCCGCGGATTTGCTGAGCCAGTTCGAACGAATTTTACAATCTGACCCTCTGAT CGATGAGATTGGATTTGTACATCCATCCCAGTTTGTCAAATTGAATGAAGAGGTAGGCAACTCTAAAAGTGCTACCTCTGGAATTACGGGGAACGAAAATTCAGATTTTTGGCTACAAGATCATAAGTTAGGCATATCAACGCAAATCCTTCATCCTTTGTATATAGCAACTAGAGACTCATTTATGGCTGCTACTAGGAAATATAGGAGCTCTTGCAACCAAGATGATCAAACTGTGGCTGGAAATTCTTCATGTGGATTATCAAATTCATTGAACATTGTTGAAAGTGATGTCATGAAGTATAGCAGGGCTCTTTTGTTGCTGAGCTGCGATTTTGGCACTGCTTGGAATTCAAG GAAATTCATATTGTCAAAGAAACAAAATCTCTCGATGTATTTGGATGAACTCCTCTTGTCAAAGCTTGTACTTTCATATTTCCCCAAGAGTGAACAAGCATGGAGCCATAG atTAAGCACGTCAGTTCTTGGCAGGCGGTGGGTGATCAAGCTGCTTGTGGAAAAAGGCTATACTGTagaagaaattttgaagaaagaaTCTGAGCTAGTGGAAAGAATAGCTGAG ATGTCAAAAATGAATTATCGTGCGTGGAATCATCGACGCTGGTTAGTTTCTTACATGTCAAGAGAACAG GCATTGAATGCGTTAGAGGAAACCAGAAAATGGGCAGCATTGCATGTTGCTGACAATTGTTGCTTCCACTATCGTCGA CGGCTTATGCTCAAAATTTTAGCGGAATCAACTTGCACAGAAATGAGTTCTGGTTTCAATATTGACATTTATCAAGTGTGGAAG GAAGAGCTTGATTGGGATGAAATGCTGATAAAGCGATATATTGGAAGAGAG GCTTTGTGGATTCACCGTCGATTCCTTTCGGTGTGTTGGATGAGACATTTTGCAACTGATCACAAAATTTGTGAGCAAGGGGGGggaataaaaattgacatccctttctttatagaaaatgaattaaatcttGTGAATTCCTGCTCATTTATCTCGAATGTAGACTTTGGGGATTTTCAAGCACAAGCAACATGTTCTGGTGCATATCTCTTGTGGTTGATCAAG AATTGTCCAAAGTCAAAAGTGGATGAGAAGCTTAGAACATACAATTTGAAAACTCTGCTTAATAAGGCATGCCCAGAAAG TAATTCTTGCTGCAATGTTAACTTATAA
- the LOC120080039 gene encoding uncharacterized protein LOC120080039 isoform X4, producing MAENTDFEAKAADLLSQFERILQSDPLIDEIGFVHPSQFVKLNEEVGNSKSATSGITGNENSDFWLQDHKLGISTQILHPLYIATRDSFMAATRKYRSSCNQDDQTVAGNSSCGLSNSLNIVESDVMKYSRALLLLSCDFGTAWNSRKFILSKKQNLSMYLDELLLSKLVLSYFPKSEQAWSHRLSTSVLGRRWVIKLLVEKGYTVEEILKKESELVERIAEMSKMNYRAWNHRRWLVSYMSREQALNALEETRKWAALHVADNCCFHYRRRLMLKILAESTCTEMSSGFNIDIYQVWKEELDWDEMLIKRYIGREALWIHRRFLSVCWMRHFATDHKIYFGDFQAQATCSGAYLLWLIKNCPKSKVDEKLRTYNLKTLLNKACPERYALWDSLIDSIESSN from the exons ATGGCTGAAAATACTGATTTTGAAGCGAAAGCCGCGGATTTGCTGAGCCAGTTCGAACGAATTTTACAATCTGACCCTCTGAT CGATGAGATTGGATTTGTACATCCATCCCAGTTTGTCAAATTGAATGAAGAGGTAGGCAACTCTAAAAGTGCTACCTCTGGAATTACGGGGAACGAAAATTCAGATTTTTGGCTACAAGATCATAAGTTAGGCATATCAACGCAAATCCTTCATCCTTTGTATATAGCAACTAGAGACTCATTTATGGCTGCTACTAGGAAATATAGGAGCTCTTGCAACCAAGATGATCAAACTGTGGCTGGAAATTCTTCATGTGGATTATCAAATTCATTGAACATTGTTGAAAGTGATGTCATGAAGTATAGCAGGGCTCTTTTGTTGCTGAGCTGCGATTTTGGCACTGCTTGGAATTCAAG GAAATTCATATTGTCAAAGAAACAAAATCTCTCGATGTATTTGGATGAACTCCTCTTGTCAAAGCTTGTACTTTCATATTTCCCCAAGAGTGAACAAGCATGGAGCCATAG atTAAGCACGTCAGTTCTTGGCAGGCGGTGGGTGATCAAGCTGCTTGTGGAAAAAGGCTATACTGTagaagaaattttgaagaaagaaTCTGAGCTAGTGGAAAGAATAGCTGAG ATGTCAAAAATGAATTATCGTGCGTGGAATCATCGACGCTGGTTAGTTTCTTACATGTCAAGAGAACAG GCATTGAATGCGTTAGAGGAAACCAGAAAATGGGCAGCATTGCATGTTGCTGACAATTGTTGCTTCCACTATCGTCGA CGGCTTATGCTCAAAATTTTAGCGGAATCAACTTGCACAGAAATGAGTTCTGGTTTCAATATTGACATTTATCAAGTGTGGAAG GAAGAGCTTGATTGGGATGAAATGCTGATAAAGCGATATATTGGAAGAGAG GCTTTGTGGATTCACCGTCGATTCCTTTCGGTGTGTTGGATGAGACATTTTGCAACTGATCACAAAATTT ACTTTGGGGATTTTCAAGCACAAGCAACATGTTCTGGTGCATATCTCTTGTGGTTGATCAAG AATTGTCCAAAGTCAAAAGTGGATGAGAAGCTTAGAACATACAATTTGAAAACTCTGCTTAATAAGGCATGCCCAGAAAGGTATGCCCTTTGGGACTCTTTAATTGACTCCATTGAAAGCTCTAATTAA
- the LOC120080039 gene encoding uncharacterized protein LOC120080039 isoform X3, with translation MAENTDFEAKAADLLSQFERILQSDPLIDEIGFVHPSQFVKLNEEVGNSKSATSGITGNENSDFWLQDHKLGISTQILHPLYIATRDSFMAATRKYRSSCNQDDQTVAGNSSCGLSNSLNIVESDVMKYSRALLLLSCDFGTAWNSRKFILSKKQNLSMYLDELLLSKLVLSYFPKSEQAWSHRRWVIKLLVEKGYTVEEILKKESELVERIAEMSKMNYRAWNHRRWLVSYMSREQALNALEETRKWAALHVADNCCFHYRRRLMLKILAESTCTEMSSGFNIDIYQVWKEELDWDEMLIKRYIGREALWIHRRFLSVCWMRHFATDHKICEQGGGIKIDIPFFIENELNLVNSCSFISNVDFGDFQAQATCSGAYLLWLIKNCPKSKVDEKLRTYNLKTLLNKACPERYALWDSLIDSIESSN, from the exons ATGGCTGAAAATACTGATTTTGAAGCGAAAGCCGCGGATTTGCTGAGCCAGTTCGAACGAATTTTACAATCTGACCCTCTGAT CGATGAGATTGGATTTGTACATCCATCCCAGTTTGTCAAATTGAATGAAGAGGTAGGCAACTCTAAAAGTGCTACCTCTGGAATTACGGGGAACGAAAATTCAGATTTTTGGCTACAAGATCATAAGTTAGGCATATCAACGCAAATCCTTCATCCTTTGTATATAGCAACTAGAGACTCATTTATGGCTGCTACTAGGAAATATAGGAGCTCTTGCAACCAAGATGATCAAACTGTGGCTGGAAATTCTTCATGTGGATTATCAAATTCATTGAACATTGTTGAAAGTGATGTCATGAAGTATAGCAGGGCTCTTTTGTTGCTGAGCTGCGATTTTGGCACTGCTTGGAATTCAAG GAAATTCATATTGTCAAAGAAACAAAATCTCTCGATGTATTTGGATGAACTCCTCTTGTCAAAGCTTGTACTTTCATATTTCCCCAAGAGTGAACAAGCATGGAGCCATAG GCGGTGGGTGATCAAGCTGCTTGTGGAAAAAGGCTATACTGTagaagaaattttgaagaaagaaTCTGAGCTAGTGGAAAGAATAGCTGAG ATGTCAAAAATGAATTATCGTGCGTGGAATCATCGACGCTGGTTAGTTTCTTACATGTCAAGAGAACAG GCATTGAATGCGTTAGAGGAAACCAGAAAATGGGCAGCATTGCATGTTGCTGACAATTGTTGCTTCCACTATCGTCGA CGGCTTATGCTCAAAATTTTAGCGGAATCAACTTGCACAGAAATGAGTTCTGGTTTCAATATTGACATTTATCAAGTGTGGAAG GAAGAGCTTGATTGGGATGAAATGCTGATAAAGCGATATATTGGAAGAGAG GCTTTGTGGATTCACCGTCGATTCCTTTCGGTGTGTTGGATGAGACATTTTGCAACTGATCACAAAATTTGTGAGCAAGGGGGGggaataaaaattgacatccctttctttatagaaaatgaattaaatcttGTGAATTCCTGCTCATTTATCTCGAATGTAGACTTTGGGGATTTTCAAGCACAAGCAACATGTTCTGGTGCATATCTCTTGTGGTTGATCAAG AATTGTCCAAAGTCAAAAGTGGATGAGAAGCTTAGAACATACAATTTGAAAACTCTGCTTAATAAGGCATGCCCAGAAAGGTATGCCCTTTGGGACTCTTTAATTGACTCCATTGAAAGCTCTAATTAA
- the LOC120080039 gene encoding uncharacterized protein LOC120080039 isoform X1 — translation MAENTDFEAKAADLLSQFERILQSDPLIDEIGFVHPSQFVKLNEEVGNSKSATSGITGNENSDFWLQDHKLGISTQILHPLYIATRDSFMAATRKYRSSCNQDDQTVAGNSSCGLSNSLNIVESDVMKYSRALLLLSCDFGTAWNSRKFILSKKQNLSMYLDELLLSKLVLSYFPKSEQAWSHRLSTSVLGRRWVIKLLVEKGYTVEEILKKESELVERIAEMSKMNYRAWNHRRWLVSYMSREQALNALEETRKWAALHVADNCCFHYRRRLMLKILAESTCTEMSSGFNIDIYQVWKEELDWDEMLIKRYIGREALWIHRRFLSVCWMRHFATDHKICEQGGGIKIDIPFFIENELNLVNSCSFISNVDFGDFQAQATCSGAYLLWLIKNCPKSKVDEKLRTYNLKTLLNKACPERYALWDSLIDSIESSN, via the exons ATGGCTGAAAATACTGATTTTGAAGCGAAAGCCGCGGATTTGCTGAGCCAGTTCGAACGAATTTTACAATCTGACCCTCTGAT CGATGAGATTGGATTTGTACATCCATCCCAGTTTGTCAAATTGAATGAAGAGGTAGGCAACTCTAAAAGTGCTACCTCTGGAATTACGGGGAACGAAAATTCAGATTTTTGGCTACAAGATCATAAGTTAGGCATATCAACGCAAATCCTTCATCCTTTGTATATAGCAACTAGAGACTCATTTATGGCTGCTACTAGGAAATATAGGAGCTCTTGCAACCAAGATGATCAAACTGTGGCTGGAAATTCTTCATGTGGATTATCAAATTCATTGAACATTGTTGAAAGTGATGTCATGAAGTATAGCAGGGCTCTTTTGTTGCTGAGCTGCGATTTTGGCACTGCTTGGAATTCAAG GAAATTCATATTGTCAAAGAAACAAAATCTCTCGATGTATTTGGATGAACTCCTCTTGTCAAAGCTTGTACTTTCATATTTCCCCAAGAGTGAACAAGCATGGAGCCATAG atTAAGCACGTCAGTTCTTGGCAGGCGGTGGGTGATCAAGCTGCTTGTGGAAAAAGGCTATACTGTagaagaaattttgaagaaagaaTCTGAGCTAGTGGAAAGAATAGCTGAG ATGTCAAAAATGAATTATCGTGCGTGGAATCATCGACGCTGGTTAGTTTCTTACATGTCAAGAGAACAG GCATTGAATGCGTTAGAGGAAACCAGAAAATGGGCAGCATTGCATGTTGCTGACAATTGTTGCTTCCACTATCGTCGA CGGCTTATGCTCAAAATTTTAGCGGAATCAACTTGCACAGAAATGAGTTCTGGTTTCAATATTGACATTTATCAAGTGTGGAAG GAAGAGCTTGATTGGGATGAAATGCTGATAAAGCGATATATTGGAAGAGAG GCTTTGTGGATTCACCGTCGATTCCTTTCGGTGTGTTGGATGAGACATTTTGCAACTGATCACAAAATTTGTGAGCAAGGGGGGggaataaaaattgacatccctttctttatagaaaatgaattaaatcttGTGAATTCCTGCTCATTTATCTCGAATGTAGACTTTGGGGATTTTCAAGCACAAGCAACATGTTCTGGTGCATATCTCTTGTGGTTGATCAAG AATTGTCCAAAGTCAAAAGTGGATGAGAAGCTTAGAACATACAATTTGAAAACTCTGCTTAATAAGGCATGCCCAGAAAGGTATGCCCTTTGGGACTCTTTAATTGACTCCATTGAAAGCTCTAATTAA
- the LOC120080039 gene encoding protein prenyltransferase alpha subunit repeat-containing protein 1 isoform X5, with product MKRKYRSSCNQDDQTVAGNSSCGLSNSLNIVESDVMKYSRALLLLSCDFGTAWNSRKFILSKKQNLSMYLDELLLSKLVLSYFPKSEQAWSHRLSTSVLGRRWVIKLLVEKGYTVEEILKKESELVERIAEMSKMNYRAWNHRRWLVSYMSREQALNALEETRKWAALHVADNCCFHYRRRLMLKILAESTCTEMSSGFNIDIYQVWKEELDWDEMLIKRYIGREALWIHRRFLSVCWMRHFATDHKICEQGGGIKIDIPFFIENELNLVNSCSFISNVDFGDFQAQATCSGAYLLWLIKNCPKSKVDEKLRTYNLKTLLNKACPERYALWDSLIDSIESSN from the exons ATGAAGAG GAAATATAGGAGCTCTTGCAACCAAGATGATCAAACTGTGGCTGGAAATTCTTCATGTGGATTATCAAATTCATTGAACATTGTTGAAAGTGATGTCATGAAGTATAGCAGGGCTCTTTTGTTGCTGAGCTGCGATTTTGGCACTGCTTGGAATTCAAG GAAATTCATATTGTCAAAGAAACAAAATCTCTCGATGTATTTGGATGAACTCCTCTTGTCAAAGCTTGTACTTTCATATTTCCCCAAGAGTGAACAAGCATGGAGCCATAG atTAAGCACGTCAGTTCTTGGCAGGCGGTGGGTGATCAAGCTGCTTGTGGAAAAAGGCTATACTGTagaagaaattttgaagaaagaaTCTGAGCTAGTGGAAAGAATAGCTGAG ATGTCAAAAATGAATTATCGTGCGTGGAATCATCGACGCTGGTTAGTTTCTTACATGTCAAGAGAACAG GCATTGAATGCGTTAGAGGAAACCAGAAAATGGGCAGCATTGCATGTTGCTGACAATTGTTGCTTCCACTATCGTCGA CGGCTTATGCTCAAAATTTTAGCGGAATCAACTTGCACAGAAATGAGTTCTGGTTTCAATATTGACATTTATCAAGTGTGGAAG GAAGAGCTTGATTGGGATGAAATGCTGATAAAGCGATATATTGGAAGAGAG GCTTTGTGGATTCACCGTCGATTCCTTTCGGTGTGTTGGATGAGACATTTTGCAACTGATCACAAAATTTGTGAGCAAGGGGGGggaataaaaattgacatccctttctttatagaaaatgaattaaatcttGTGAATTCCTGCTCATTTATCTCGAATGTAGACTTTGGGGATTTTCAAGCACAAGCAACATGTTCTGGTGCATATCTCTTGTGGTTGATCAAG AATTGTCCAAAGTCAAAAGTGGATGAGAAGCTTAGAACATACAATTTGAAAACTCTGCTTAATAAGGCATGCCCAGAAAGGTATGCCCTTTGGGACTCTTTAATTGACTCCATTGAAAGCTCTAATTAA